A section of the Nitrospirota bacterium genome encodes:
- a CDS encoding FG-GAP-like repeat-containing protein: WTAKGDGTFDVATFRPWEGYGMNRGTWLTGDFNQDGKTDLVHAVQDTDYVHIWTAKGDGTFDIATFRPWAGYVISTGRWLTGDFNGDGRTDLFHAIEQAGYANIWASRENGGFDVTTFSPWQGYDASDGIWVVGDFTGDKMSDAFHFRHGVKNSVLWVSTWPRQNQIFLEGIEVTQSIQRMDNSVPLIAWKETVARAYFTGLFQNPRRIDATLKIKLSDGTIDYLVATGAVVDPADNFNLKRKREAPLSRHKSLVFPLQAWLKPNTRWARPGMSVTLTIFEVRDSDTGSLITCSNCNTSVTVPFIDSAPLVVDLIGFYSDKSTTAILPRDLDKALVSSWLGRAYPTYYAFASAREVQATDKDFNPTGPSDCRSVLLELETLRASDALSNDPTYTNYRKRYYGLVYDQGSHDVEATSSKTFISGCNGGKIEPTQLVKLPVAAGSTGRWNWKWDNDTPSETSYGDWYTGHELGHTFGLSHVDARLPLRDEKNTSCDDPSEPHDPYPFKFGQLSPFIDPTLSDDSGDFVGFDTGAQAIAAQVGDPYQGVAMQVLPGETYHDVMTYCRYKWLSPRTYQVIQDRLNFEKKSVDDIYAFKKWLRDIIEGISPHGGRLDSSEGSSRPSKKDPVGPQAIIGSADAQTIKLGHTEPPAVVRGSDTPSPMRQGRDLRPEPLAPAMAQAQSAMSAPARSISRAEPATLSPASIRYGLVIVDKNAAPIPVTPPFDVRTGNLVQIIASVNLTQSSGDFAYVTRVSEAVIPRSSEKTDASIRMLDAACKALSDDHPVPVGWIQHETPAKEKTGLIDAVVELHPKTAYLQLVWTGKPVSTRAVSANAPKFTSITLPKEPFHKDAVVTWVASDSDDQAPELPGCVDPPAKQVPLSYSVLLTRDEGLTWETIAMGLTNPSLHLIPDQLRGLSSLTIRVFANDGINSASKTSTTLELVKQ; the protein is encoded by the coding sequence TCTGGACCGCCAAAGGCGACGGCACCTTTGACGTAGCCACCTTCCGTCCTTGGGAGGGCTACGGTATGAATCGCGGCACCTGGCTCACCGGCGATTTCAATCAGGATGGTAAGACCGACCTGGTGCATGCCGTGCAAGACACCGACTACGTCCACATCTGGACCGCCAAAGGCGACGGCACCTTTGACATAGCCACCTTCCGTCCCTGGGCCGGCTATGTCATTTCCACAGGGAGATGGCTAACCGGAGATTTTAATGGGGACGGGAGAACGGACCTCTTCCATGCCATCGAGCAAGCAGGCTACGCAAACATCTGGGCGTCACGTGAGAATGGTGGATTTGACGTCACAACCTTTTCCCCCTGGCAAGGCTACGACGCTTCAGACGGCATATGGGTAGTTGGCGATTTCACCGGCGACAAGATGTCTGACGCATTTCATTTTCGCCACGGAGTTAAAAACTCTGTTCTCTGGGTATCCACCTGGCCACGACAGAATCAAATTTTCCTTGAGGGCATAGAAGTGACACAGTCGATCCAACGAATGGATAACAGCGTGCCCCTCATTGCATGGAAGGAGACGGTTGCCAGGGCTTATTTTACCGGCCTATTCCAGAATCCGCGACGGATCGACGCTACATTGAAGATTAAGCTCTCCGACGGAACGATCGACTACCTTGTGGCGACGGGAGCGGTCGTAGATCCGGCCGATAATTTTAATCTCAAACGGAAACGCGAAGCGCCCCTCTCGAGGCATAAGAGTCTGGTATTCCCGCTTCAAGCATGGCTCAAACCCAACACGCGATGGGCCAGGCCAGGCATGAGCGTAACCCTTACCATTTTCGAGGTACGGGACAGCGACACGGGCTCTCTCATAACCTGCTCCAATTGCAACACATCAGTAACCGTCCCTTTCATCGATTCTGCTCCTCTGGTGGTCGATCTCATTGGCTTCTACTCCGACAAATCGACAACCGCCATCCTCCCAAGAGATCTGGATAAGGCGCTAGTTAGTTCTTGGCTCGGTCGCGCCTACCCCACCTATTACGCCTTTGCCTCGGCGAGAGAAGTGCAAGCGACAGACAAGGATTTCAATCCGACTGGTCCTTCTGATTGCCGATCAGTACTCCTGGAACTTGAGACGCTCCGTGCATCCGACGCATTGTCTAATGATCCAACCTATACAAACTATCGGAAACGATACTACGGCCTTGTCTATGATCAAGGAAGCCACGACGTCGAAGCTACAAGTTCCAAAACGTTCATATCCGGCTGCAATGGGGGAAAGATTGAACCAACTCAGCTGGTGAAACTCCCGGTCGCAGCTGGCTCAACGGGTCGATGGAATTGGAAATGGGATAACGATACACCAAGCGAGACCTCCTATGGAGACTGGTACACGGGCCATGAGTTGGGGCATACCTTCGGACTCTCCCATGTCGATGCGCGCCTGCCACTCCGCGATGAAAAAAATACGAGTTGCGATGACCCTTCTGAACCTCACGACCCGTACCCGTTCAAATTCGGGCAACTTTCCCCTTTCATTGATCCGACTCTATCCGATGATTCTGGTGATTTCGTTGGATTTGATACTGGTGCGCAGGCGATTGCTGCGCAGGTGGGAGACCCGTACCAAGGAGTGGCCATGCAAGTGTTGCCCGGAGAGACCTACCATGACGTGATGACCTATTGCCGGTACAAATGGCTCAGCCCTCGGACATATCAGGTTATCCAAGATCGACTCAATTTTGAGAAAAAGTCGGTTGATGATATCTATGCCTTTAAGAAATGGCTCCGAGACATTATCGAAGGCATCTCCCCTCACGGCGGACGATTGGACAGCAGTGAAGGAAGCAGCAGGCCTTCGAAGAAGGATCCGGTAGGCCCGCAAGCGATCATCGGCTCTGCCGATGCCCAAACAATTAAACTGGGACACACAGAACCGCCCGCAGTGGTGCGAGGCAGCGATACTCCATCACCTATGCGTCAGGGACGGGATCTAAGACCTGAGCCATTGGCCCCAGCCATGGCTCAGGCGCAATCAGCGATGTCCGCACCGGCAAGATCAATTTCTCGAGCTGAGCCGGCCACGTTGTCCCCTGCTTCAATCCGATATGGTCTTGTGATTGTAGACAAGAACGCGGCTCCCATCCCCGTGACACCGCCATTCGACGTGAGAACAGGAAACCTGGTCCAAATCATCGCGTCAGTCAACTTAACCCAATCCAGCGGGGACTTCGCATATGTCACGCGCGTGTCCGAAGCCGTCATTCCGCGGTCATCAGAAAAGACTGATGCATCTATTCGCATGCTCGATGCCGCATGCAAAGCCCTCAGCGATGACCATCCAGTGCCGGTCGGTTGGATACAACACGAAACGCCCGCAAAGGAGAAAACGGGATTGATCGACGCCGTGGTAGAGTTGCATCCAAAAACAGCTTACCTGCAACTGGTCTGGACAGGAAAACCCGTCTCGACCCGCGCCGTGAGCGCCAATGCGCCGAAGTTCACATCGATCACGCTCCCGAAAGAGCCGTTTCACAAGGATGCCGTGGTGACATGGGTAGCCTCGGACAGTGACGACCAGGCCCCCGAGCTTCCAGGATGTGTCGATCCCCCTGCCAAACAAGTGCCCTTGAGCTATAGCGTCTTACTCACACGCGACGAAGGCCTGACCTGGGAAACGATTGCCATGGGCCTCACAAATCCCTCACTACACCTCATACCAGATCAGCTTCGCGGACTTTCGAGCCTCACGATTCGCGTATTTGCGAACGACGGGATCAACAGTGCGAGCAAAACGAGTACGACCTTAGAGCTTGTGAAGCAGTAG